A window of the Streptomyces sp. Ag109_O5-10 genome harbors these coding sequences:
- a CDS encoding TerD family protein: protein MGVTLAKGGNVSLSKAAPNLTNVMIGLGWDARSTTGAPFDLDASALLCQGGRVLGDEWFVFYNQLKSPEGSVEHTGDNLTGEGEGDDESILVDLPKVPATCDKIVFPVSIHMADERGQTFGQVSNAFIRVVNQADGQELARYDLSEDASTETAMIFGELYRYQGEWKFRAVGQGYASGLRGIALDFGVNVS, encoded by the coding sequence ATGGGCGTCACGCTCGCCAAGGGGGGCAATGTCTCCCTCTCGAAGGCCGCACCGAACCTCACCAACGTCATGATCGGACTCGGCTGGGACGCCCGCTCCACCACCGGCGCCCCCTTCGACCTGGACGCCAGCGCGTTGCTGTGCCAGGGCGGGCGGGTCCTCGGCGACGAGTGGTTCGTCTTCTACAACCAGCTCAAGAGCCCGGAGGGCTCGGTCGAGCACACCGGCGACAACCTCACCGGTGAGGGCGAGGGGGACGACGAATCGATTCTGGTCGATCTGCCGAAGGTGCCCGCCACCTGCGACAAGATCGTCTTCCCGGTCTCGATCCACATGGCCGACGAGCGCGGCCAGACCTTCGGCCAGGTCTCCAACGCCTTCATCCGGGTCGTCAACCAGGCCGACGGTCAGGAACTCGCCCGTTACGACCTGTCCGAGGACGCCTCCACCGAGACCGCCATGATCTTCGGCGAGCTCTACCGCTACCAGGGCGAATGGAAGTTCCGCGCCGTCGGCCAGGGCTACGCCTCGGGCCTGCGCGGCATCGCGCTCGACTTCGGTGTGAACGTCTCATAG
- a CDS encoding DUF475 domain-containing protein, with product MLLKTFGWSFAITALGLVAAVFYGGWEAFGIVAILAVLEISLSFDNAVVNAGILKKMNAFWQKIFLTVGVLIAVFGMRLVFPVVIVAVTAKMGPIEAVDLALNNKDRYQELVTDAHPAIAAFGGMFLLMIFLDFIFEDRDIQWLRWIERPLAKLGKVDMLSVCIALIVLLITSFTFATHAHQHGGGHVDKAQTVLIAGIAGLITYMIVGGLSGFFEDRLEAEEEREHEEEEEAERTGKKKSAVVLAGQAAFFMFLYLEVLDASFSFDGVIGAFAITNDIVLMALGLGIGAMYVRSLTVYLVRQGTLDDYVYLEHGAHYAIGALAVILMVTIQYEINEVITGLVGVVLIGWSFWSSVRRNQRLAAAGGSAGSDDKAEVPSGV from the coding sequence GTGCTTCTGAAAACCTTCGGCTGGTCGTTCGCGATCACCGCGCTCGGCCTGGTCGCCGCGGTCTTCTACGGGGGGTGGGAGGCCTTCGGCATCGTGGCGATCCTCGCCGTCCTGGAGATCTCCCTGTCGTTCGACAACGCGGTCGTCAACGCCGGAATCCTGAAGAAGATGAACGCCTTCTGGCAGAAGATCTTCCTCACGGTCGGCGTCCTCATCGCCGTCTTCGGCATGCGGCTGGTCTTCCCGGTCGTCATCGTCGCGGTCACCGCCAAGATGGGCCCCATCGAGGCCGTCGACCTCGCGCTCAACAACAAGGACCGCTACCAGGAGCTGGTCACCGACGCCCACCCGGCGATCGCCGCCTTCGGTGGGATGTTCCTGCTGATGATCTTCCTCGACTTCATCTTCGAGGACCGCGACATCCAGTGGCTGCGCTGGATCGAGCGCCCGCTCGCCAAGCTCGGCAAGGTCGACATGCTGTCGGTCTGCATCGCCCTGATCGTCCTGCTGATCACCTCCTTCACCTTCGCCACCCACGCCCACCAGCACGGCGGCGGCCACGTCGACAAGGCGCAGACGGTCCTGATCGCCGGTATCGCCGGCCTGATCACGTACATGATCGTCGGGGGCCTCTCCGGCTTCTTCGAGGACCGCCTCGAAGCCGAGGAGGAGCGCGAGCACGAGGAGGAGGAAGAGGCCGAGCGCACCGGCAAGAAGAAGTCGGCGGTCGTGCTGGCCGGCCAGGCCGCGTTCTTCATGTTCCTCTACCTGGAGGTCCTGGACGCGTCCTTCTCCTTCGACGGCGTGATCGGCGCGTTCGCCATCACCAACGACATCGTGCTCATGGCCCTCGGCCTCGGCATCGGCGCGATGTACGTCCGCTCGCTCACCGTCTACCTGGTCCGCCAGGGCACCCTGGACGACTACGTCTACCTGGAGCACGGCGCCCACTACGCCATCGGCGCGCTGGCCGTGATCCTCATGGTCACCATCCAGTACGAGATCAACGAGGTCATCACCGGTCTCGTCGGCGTCGTCCTGATCGGCTGGTCGTTCTGGTCCTCCGTACGGCGCAACCAGCGGCTCGCGGCGGCCGGGGGAAGCGCGGGGTCGGACGACAAGGCCGAGGTCCCCTCCGGGGTCTGA
- a CDS encoding Tellurium resistance has product MGFFDGLLGGKAAEFDSGSAASNSIELTRRHQQVSLTKQGAATGNLRINLSWRMRTSDFDGEQRTSLLRHPFKALRPPEVTGHGQSMVNVDLDLGALYELADGTKGVVQPLGGLLGDVNAPPYVKLSGDDRFGSASGETMYVNLDHRDDIKRLLVFVYIYDQTPAFDRTHAIVTLYPSNGPRIEIGLDERHPQARSCAVVMIENVKGELVVRREVKFVYGFQGELDRLYGWGLQWGRGYKTAER; this is encoded by the coding sequence ATGGGTTTCTTCGACGGTCTGCTGGGCGGCAAGGCGGCCGAGTTCGACTCGGGCAGCGCCGCGTCCAACTCCATCGAGCTCACCAGGCGGCACCAGCAGGTGTCCCTCACCAAGCAGGGCGCGGCCACCGGCAACCTGCGGATCAACCTGAGCTGGCGGATGCGGACGTCGGACTTCGACGGCGAACAGCGCACGAGTCTGCTGCGGCACCCCTTCAAGGCGCTCAGGCCGCCGGAGGTGACCGGGCACGGGCAGAGCATGGTCAACGTCGACCTCGACCTCGGGGCGCTGTACGAGCTGGCCGACGGGACGAAGGGGGTCGTCCAGCCGCTCGGCGGGCTGCTCGGGGACGTGAACGCTCCGCCGTACGTCAAGCTCAGCGGCGACGACCGGTTCGGGTCGGCGTCCGGCGAGACGATGTATGTGAACCTCGACCACCGGGACGACATCAAGCGGCTGCTGGTGTTCGTGTACATCTACGACCAGACGCCGGCGTTCGACCGCACCCACGCGATCGTCACGCTGTACCCGAGCAACGGGCCGCGGATCGAGATAGGCCTCGACGAACGGCATCCGCAGGCGCGGTCGTGTGCGGTGGTGATGATCGAGAACGTGAAGGGGGAGCTGGTCGTCCGGCGCGAGGTGAAGTTCGTGTACGGGTTCCAGGGGGAGCTGGACCGGTTGTACGGGTGGGGGTTGCAGTGGGGGCGGGGGTACAAGACGGCGGAGCGGTAG
- a CDS encoding TerD family protein has product MTHAMLKGSNVPVEATTVRAVLRWTPGQGVPDVDASALLLGPDGRVRSDEDFVFYNQPRHPSGKVWRLGKKRVAEGLTDTIQTDLSGVESNVGRILLVASADGVPFEHVPALRILLYDASAPDAEALAHFDIKPETGAETALICGELYRRGEGWKFRALGEGYSNGLKGLATDFGISVDESEPMEEPSASLPLPPEQPTSVPAQPAYGYPQPATYAYPQSAYPQQQPQSGYGYPPPAPIPVATVPNTDFRLPPQGPQFIGR; this is encoded by the coding sequence ATGACGCACGCGATGCTGAAGGGTTCGAACGTCCCCGTGGAAGCCACCACGGTCCGGGCCGTGCTGCGCTGGACGCCCGGGCAGGGAGTTCCGGACGTCGACGCCTCGGCGCTGCTCCTCGGCCCCGACGGACGCGTGCGCTCCGACGAGGACTTCGTCTTCTACAACCAGCCCCGGCACCCCTCCGGGAAGGTCTGGCGGCTCGGCAAGAAGCGGGTGGCCGAAGGCCTCACCGACACGATCCAGACAGATCTCTCCGGTGTCGAGTCAAATGTCGGCCGAATCCTCCTGGTCGCGTCGGCGGACGGCGTCCCGTTCGAACACGTCCCCGCCCTGCGCATCCTGCTGTACGACGCCTCGGCGCCCGACGCGGAAGCGCTGGCCCACTTCGACATCAAGCCGGAGACCGGCGCCGAGACGGCCCTGATCTGCGGCGAGCTGTACCGCAGGGGCGAGGGCTGGAAGTTCCGCGCGCTCGGCGAGGGCTACAGCAACGGCCTCAAGGGCCTGGCCACGGACTTCGGCATCTCGGTGGACGAGTCCGAGCCGATGGAGGAGCCCTCGGCGTCCCTCCCGCTCCCGCCCGAGCAGCCGACGTCGGTACCCGCTCAGCCCGCCTACGGCTACCCCCAGCCGGCCACCTACGCCTACCCGCAGTCCGCCTACCCCCAGCAACAGCCCCAGTCGGGCTACGGCTACCCCCCACCCGCCCCGATCCCGGTGGCAACGGTCCCGAACACCGACTTCCGGCTGCCTCCGCAAGGGCCGCAATTCATCGGGCGCTAG
- a CDS encoding HpcH/HpaI aldolase/citrate lyase family protein, whose product MRHFGHIAPEVRQRLFHQEPCEFTADSPARLLSAALGATLYSPATRPRLADDIVKQAGLGVVSMVLCLEDSIGDEDVEAGEENLVRQFADLAERERAGVELPLLFIRVREPEQIPDLVRRLGASVSLLSGFVFPKFTEERGIPFLQALDGATLSSGRRLFGMPVLETPELMYRETRVDALEGIARAVDKYRDKVLALRLGVTDFCSSYGLRRAPDMTAYDVQIIASVIADVVNMLGRADGTGFTVTGPVWEYFRVPERMFKPMLRTSPFLEEQAVELRNRLIEHAMDGLLREISLDQANGLLGKTCIHPSHVIPVHALSVVSHEEFSDAQDILRPERGGGGVLRSAYTNKMNEVKPHRAWAERTMLRAEVFGVANEDVGFVELLAAGIPD is encoded by the coding sequence ATGCGTCATTTCGGGCACATCGCACCTGAGGTGCGGCAGCGCCTCTTCCACCAGGAGCCGTGCGAGTTCACCGCCGACTCCCCGGCCAGGCTGCTCTCCGCGGCCCTCGGCGCCACGCTGTACAGCCCGGCCACCCGGCCGCGGCTCGCCGACGACATCGTCAAACAGGCGGGGCTGGGCGTGGTCTCGATGGTGCTGTGCCTGGAGGACTCCATCGGCGACGAGGACGTGGAGGCCGGCGAGGAGAACCTCGTGCGGCAGTTCGCCGACCTGGCCGAGCGGGAGCGGGCGGGCGTGGAGCTGCCGCTGCTGTTCATCCGGGTGCGGGAGCCCGAGCAGATCCCCGACCTGGTGCGACGGCTCGGCGCGAGCGTCTCGCTGCTGTCCGGCTTCGTGTTCCCGAAGTTCACCGAGGAGCGCGGCATCCCCTTCCTGCAGGCCCTGGACGGCGCCACGCTGAGCAGCGGCCGCCGGCTCTTCGGCATGCCGGTCCTGGAGACGCCCGAGCTGATGTACCGCGAGACGCGCGTGGACGCCCTGGAGGGCATCGCCCGCGCCGTCGACAAGTACCGCGACAAGGTGCTGGCGCTCCGCCTCGGGGTGACCGACTTCTGCTCGTCCTACGGGCTGCGGCGGGCCCCCGACATGACCGCCTACGACGTGCAGATCATCGCCTCCGTCATCGCCGACGTGGTGAACATGCTGGGCCGCGCCGACGGCACCGGATTCACGGTGACCGGGCCGGTGTGGGAGTACTTCCGGGTCCCCGAGCGCATGTTCAAGCCGATGCTGCGGACCAGCCCCTTCCTGGAGGAGCAGGCCGTGGAGCTGCGCAACCGGCTCATCGAGCACGCCATGGACGGCCTGCTCAGGGAGATCTCCCTCGACCAGGCCAACGGACTGCTCGGCAAGACCTGCATCCACCCCTCCCACGTCATTCCCGTGCACGCGCTGTCCGTCGTCAGTCACGAGGAGTTCTCCGACGCCCAGGACATCCTGCGGCCGGAACGCGGCGGCGGGGGTGTACTTCGCTCGGCCTACACGAACAAGATGAACGAGGTGAAGCCGCACCGCGCCTGGGCCGAGCGGACCATGCTCCGCGCCGAGGTGTTCGGCGTGGCCAACGAGGACGTCGGCTTCGTGGAGCTGCTCGCCGCCGGGATACCGGATTGA